The following coding sequences are from one Humulus lupulus chromosome X, drHumLupu1.1, whole genome shotgun sequence window:
- the LOC133803585 gene encoding synaptonemal complex protein 1-like has translation MQKLGFPTMRSLDHLKSLTGSVSGTAKAFSFSSRQPTDSISSGSFTNLKITAEKLVKEQASVKTDLEMANNKLTKSMEHIRALEEKLQNAFNENAKLKVKQKEDEKLWNGLESKFSSTKTLCDQLTETLKQLASQVHDAEKDKELFEGKLSANANVLDDLNRQMNGLSLKLDSAGETIKKREKELEELRIEKEEMDKFYRDEQCRTTNLIEEKDAMIKNFETTVAANRLTAESLNSKLSDVKLELKLKEDHINQLLTLRDNLEKEKSDVQLLKEDLVKRLDASFLEIKNLEDLILVFSSLLVEVDKQSLTFLDKFDQLNSLYNSCFKLVQEERDLANKHAKRQYDQLNDKFLLITSEKNALQLGNQDLNKKVIELQKVQESIMAQLSEEGNVARERIQKLESEAESLVSKKIESEKLISKLELQVDILSESSRSSEKKLQELLLKISALENENNDNTEKFQAEMQKKVDEMDILQKEGEKREEHIDLLEKQVKQLRNIIEEKERLNLQYKERETKLEEQFTENQVLLTTAESRLAEARKQYDAMLESKQLELSRHLKELSQRNDQAIKDIQKKYEAEKLEIINMEKEKVENITGELEAKCDKTVAECKEESRQYLMRVQEEHASLVSRIQQDYDRKELSLKANHSEELKHSQLQAESELKERMTTLRKEYEAQMETLRCQHEDECRKLQDELDLQKSKEDQQRALLQLQWRVMGDKLQEDQEVNSKKDYSVSSIHIKNSAAAKRSQHTLVRPENEEKDSSYLRATQTPVSKLLKKVENPSMGSVLSIPKHHKKVTHHEYEVETSNGRTITKRRKTRSTVMFEDPRKRKRISTPKVNTPRNLIKGAKEGARLPPSNLGDLFREGSLDPYADDPYAFD, from the exons ATGCAGAAGCTAGGGTTTCCAACAATGAGAAGCTTGGATCATTTGAAGTCGCTTACCGGATCGGTCTCTGGAACTGCAAAGGCCTTCTCCTTCTCTTCCCGCCAGCCTACAGATTCAATATCTTCGGGAAGTTTCACGAATTTGAAGATCACTGCAG AGAAACTGGTGAAAGAACAAGCTTCCGTGAAGACTGATCTAGAAATGGCG AACAATAAACTGACAAAATCGATGGAGCACATCCGTGCGTTAGAAGAAAAGTTGCAAAATGCGTTTAATGAAAATGCTAAGCTTAAGGTGAAACAGAAAGAGGATGAGAAGCTGTGGAATGGCTTAGAATCTAAATTTTCTTCTACGAAAACACTGTGTGATCAACTCACTGAAACTTTAAAGCAATTAGCCAGTCAGGTTCATGATG CTGAGAAAGATAAGGAGTTATTTGAAGGCAAACTGTCTGCAAATGCAAATGTTCTTGATGATTTGAACAGACAAATGAATGGTCTGTCTTTGAAATTAGATTCTGCAGGGGAAACTATTAAAAAAC GTGAAAAGGAGCTTGAAGAACTCAGAATTGAGAAAGAAGAAATGGATAAGTTTTACAGAGATGAACAGTGCAGAACGACTAATCTCATAGAAGAAAAAG ATGCCATGATAAAGAACTTTGAAACAACTGTAGCAGCTAATAGATTGACTGCAGAAAGCTTGAACTCTAAGTTGAGTGATGTGAAGCTTGAGTTGAAGTTAAAAGAAGATCATATTAATCAATTGCTAACCCTGAGGGACAACCTGGAGAAAGAAAAGAGTGATGTTCAATTGCTGAAGGAGGACCTTGTTAAAAGATTAGATGCGTCCTTCCTTGAGATAAAGAATCTTGAAGATCTCATTCTTGTGTTCAGTTCACTATTGGTTGAAGTGGATAAACAAAGTTTGACCTTTTTAGATAAGTTTGATCAGCTTAACTCTCTTTACAACTCTTGCTTCAAGTTGGTTCAGGAGGAGAGGGACCTTGCTAACAAGCATGCTAAGAGACAGTACGATCAACTTAATGATAAGTTCTTACTCATAACATCAGAGAAGAATGCATTGCAATTGGGAAATCAGGACTTAAACAAGAAGGTCATTGAACTTCAGAAAGTTCAAGAGTCTATCATGGCACAGCTTTCTGAGGAAGGCAATGTAGCCAGGGAGAGGATCCAGAAATTGGAGTCTGAAGCAGAAAGTCTGGTCTCAAAGAAGATTGAGTCAGAGAAATTGATTTCCAAATTAGAATTGCAAGTTGATATTCTTTCAGAAAGTTCAAGATCATCAGAGAAAAAACTG CAAGAACTACTGCTAAAAATTTCagcattagaaaatgaaaataatgaTAATACAGAAAAATTTCAAGCGGAGATGCAGAAAAAAGTGGATGAAATGGATATTCTGCAAAAAGAGGGAGAGAAACGAGAGGAGCACATAGACTTACTGGAGAAACAAGTAAAGCAGCTTCGTAACATCATAGAGGAAAAGGAGCGACTCAATTTGCAATATAAAGAACGAGAGACAAAGCTGGAAGAACAATTTACAGAG AATCAGGTGTTGTTGACTACAGCTGAAAGTAGACTAGCAGAAGCTAGAAAGCAATATGATGCCATGTTGGAAAGTAAACAACTGGAATTATCAAGACATTTAAAAGAATTATCTCAGAGGAATGATCAG GCAATTAAAGACATCCAGAAGAAGTATGAGGCAGAGAAGTTGGAAATTATCAACATGGAAAAGGAAAAG GTAGAAAACATTACTGGAGAATTGGAAGCAAAATGTGATAAAACAGTAGCAGAATGTAAAGAAGAATCAAGACAGTACCTGATGCGTGTGCAGGAGGAACATGCTTCTCTG GTAAGTCGTATTCAGCAGGATTATGATAGGAAAGAGCTGAGTCTTAAAGCCAATCACAGTGAAGAACTAAAACATTCTCAACTTCAAGCTGAAAGTGAACTGAAAGAG AGAATGACAACACTGAGGAAGGAGTATGAAGCGCAGATGGAAACTTTGAGGTGTCAGCATGAAGATGAATGTAGAAAGCTTCAAGATGAGTTGGATCTTCAGAAATCTAAA GAGGACCAACAGAGGGCTTTACTGCAATTGCAGTGGAGAGTGATGGGTGATAAACTACAAGAGGACCAAGAAGTAAACTCGAAAAag GATTACTCCGTTTCCTCAATTCATATCAAGAATTCTGCTGCTGCGAAAAGAAGTCAACATACTTTAGTAAGACCTGAGAATGAAGAGAAG gATTCTTCATACTTGAGAGCAACACAAACGCCAGTATCAAAGTTGTTGAAAAAAGTAGAGAATCCAAGCATGGGAAGTGTGTTGAGTATTCCTAAACATCATAAAAAG GTTACTCATCACGAATATGAAGTCGAAACCTCTAATGGAAGGACAATTACAAAGCGTAGGAAAACAAGGAGTACTGTCATGTTTGAG GATCCCAGAAAACGTAAAAGGATTAGTACACCAAAAGTAAACACCCCCAGGAATCTTATCAAG GGAGCCAAGGAAGGAGCTCGTTTACCTCCTTCAAACCTAGGTGATCTGTTTAGAGAAGGGTCTCTGGATCCATACGCAGATGATCCATATGCCTTTGATTAG